A single Equus asinus isolate D_3611 breed Donkey chromosome 21, EquAss-T2T_v2, whole genome shotgun sequence DNA region contains:
- the RPN1 gene encoding dolichyl-diphosphooligosaccharide--protein glycosyltransferase subunit 1, which produces MEASATRLLMLPLLLLGAWAPAPGGASPEAPPLVNEDVKRTVDLSSHLAKVTAEVVLAHPGGGSAPRATSFLLALEPELEARLAHLGVQVKGEDEEENNLEVRETKIKGKSGRFFTVKLPVALDPGAKISVIVETVYTHVLQPYPTQITQSEKQFVVFEGNHYFYSPYPTKTQTMRVKLASRNVETFTKLGNPTRSEDLLDYGPFKDVPAYSQDTFKVHYENNSPFLTITSMTRVIEVSHWGNIAVEENVDLKHTGAVLKGPFSRYDYQRQPDSGISSIRSFKTILPAAAQDVYYRDEIGNVSTSHLLILDDSVEMEIRPRFPLFGGWKTHYIVGYNLPSYEYLYNLGDQYALKMRFVDHVFDEQVIDSLTVKIILPEGAKNIQVDSPYEIGRAPDELHYTYLDTFGRPVIVAYKKNLVEQHIQDIVVHYTFNKVLMLQEPLLVVAAFYILFFTVIIYVRLDFSITKDPAAEARMKVACITEQVLTLVNKRIGLYRHFDETVNRYKQSRDVSTLNSGKKSLETEHKALTSEIALLQSRLKTEGSDLCDKVSEMQKLDAQVKELVLKSAVEAERLVAGKLKKDTYIENEKLISGKRQELVTKIDHILDAL; this is translated from the exons ATGGAGGCGTCCGCCACCCGCCTGCTCATGCTCCCGCTCTTGCTGCTCGGGGCCTGGGCCCCGGCGCCGGGCGGCGCCTCCCCGGAGGCACCGCCGTTGGTCAACGAGGACGTGAAGCGCACGGTGGATCTGAGCAGCCACCTGGCCAAGGTGACGGCCGAGGTGGTCCTGGCGCACCCGGGCGGCGGCTCCGCGCCCCGGGCCACCTCCTTCCTTCTGGCCCTGGAGCCCGAGCTCGAGGCCCGGCTGGCGCACCTCGGCGTGCAG gtgaagggagaagatgaggaagagaacAATCTTGAAGTACGAGAAACCAAAATTAAGGGTAAAAG TGGGAGGTTCTTCACAGTCAAGCTCCCAGTTGCTCTCGATCCGGGGGCCAAGATTTCGGTCATTGTGGAAACAGTCTATACCCATGTGCTTCAGCCGTATCCAACCCAGATCACCCAATCTGAAAAACAGTTTGTGGTGTTTGAGGGGAACCATTATTTCTACTCTCCCTATCCAACGAAGACGCAAACGATGCGGGTGAAGCTTGCCTCCCGAAATGTGGAGACCTTTACCAAGTTGGGGAACCCCACACGCTCTGAGGACCTCCTGGATTACGGACCTTTCAAAGACGTCCCTGCCTATAGTCAG GATACTTTCAAAGTACATTATGAGAACAATAGCCCTTTCCTGACTATCACCAGCATGACCCGGGTCATTGAGGTCTCTCACTGGGGTAATATTGCTGTGGAAGAAAATGTGGACTTGAAGCACACGGGGGCTGTGCTTAAGGGGCCTTTTTCACGCTATGATTACCAGAGACAGCCAGACAGTGGAATATCCTCCATCCGTTCTTTTAAG ACCATCCTCCCTGCTGCCGCCCAGGATGTTTATTACCGGGATGAGATTGGCAATGTTTCCACCAGCCACCTCCTTATTTTGGATGACTCCGTAGAGATGGAAATTCGGCCTCGCTTCCCTCTTTTTGGAGGGTGGAAGACCCATTACATTGTTGGCTACAACCTCCCAAGCTATGAATACCTCTATAATTTGG GTGACCAGTATGCACTGAAGATGAGGTTTGTGGACCACGTGTTTGATGAGCAAGTGATAGATTCTCTGACCGTGAAGATCATCTTGCCTGAAGGGGCCAA GAACATCCAAGTCGACAGTCCCTATGAAATCGGCCGGGCCCCAGATGAACTCCATTACACCTACCTGGACACATTTGGCCGCCCTGTGATTGTTGCCTATAAGAAAAATCTGGTAGAACAGCACATTCAGGACATTGTG GTCCACTACACATTCAACAAGGTGCTCATGCTGCAGGAGCCCCTGCTGGTGGTGGCTGCTTTTTACATCTTGTTCTTCACCGTCATCATCTATGTCAGGCTGGACTTTTCCATCACAAAG GATCCGGCCGCGGAAGCCAGGATGAAGGTGGCCTGCATCACAGAGCAGGTCTTGACCCTGGTCAACAAGAGAATAGGTCTCTATCGTCACTTTGATGAGACTGTCAATAGGTACAAGCAGTCCCGGGACGTGTCCACCCTCAATAGTGGCAAGAAGAGCCTGGAGACGGAACACAAGGCCTTGACAAGTGAGATTGCATTATTGCAGTCCAGGCTGAAGACGGAAGGCTCTGACCTGTGCGACAAA GTGAGCGAAATGCAGAAACTGGATGCGCAGGTCAAGGAGCTGGTACTGAAGTCAGCGGTGGAAGCTGAGCGGCTGGTGGCTGGCAAACTCAAGAAAGACACGTACATCGAGAATGAGAAGCTCATCTCTGGAAAGCGACAGGAGCTGGTCACCAAGATCGACCACATCCTGGATGCTCTGTAG